One segment of Falco rusticolus isolate bFalRus1 chromosome 3, bFalRus1.pri, whole genome shotgun sequence DNA contains the following:
- the LOC119144732 gene encoding alanine aminotransferase 1-like isoform X4, with translation MPADTKQRARQILQHLQGGSPGSYNLEYITDTVAKKVARYLEQRDNGIPSDPHCIVPCSGTASAMVDVVTLVVDERAPQPTGVLVPVPGPPLHAAAAGLAGAVAVPYPLAEEQGWAVAGEALRQVLRQARVRCHPKVLCIINPGDPTGHVLSRQSMEDIIRLVAEEHLLLLADEVQQERAFLPGCPFLSFKRVLWEMGAPLASTVQLVSFYSLSKGFGGGGFRAGFFELVNIDPSVLKCFYTWGMSVYPSILGQVMLEMAMEPPLPSDPSYPAFNEQRQGLRRDLAHNARRVQEVLGRAPGICCQPVQGGARAFPRIQLPPRALQQARVLGLEPDVFFCQELREATGVVLAPGSEFGQPEGTYHIGLSLLLPAETLERVLLTLTRFHAAFLHSFS, from the exons ATGCCGGCGGACACCAAGCAGCGCGCACGCCAGatcctgcagcacctgcagggtGGCAGCCCAG GGTCCTACAACCTGGAGTACATCACTGACACCGTGGCCAAAAAAGTGGCCCGTTACTTGGAGCAAAGGGACAATGGCATTCCCAGCGATCCCCACTGCATTGTCCCCTGCAGTGGCACCGCCTCAGCCATGGTG GACGTGGTGACGCTGGTGGTGGATGAGAGGGCGCCACAGCCGACGGGCGTGCTGGTGCCGGTGCCGGGCCCCCCgctgcatgcagcagcagcggggctggcgggggccgTGGCCGTGCCGTACCCGCTGGCcgaggagcagggctgggctgtggctggcGAGGCGCTGCGGCAGGTGCTGCGGCAGGCACGGGTGAGATGCCACCCCAAGGTGCTCTGCATCATCAACCCCGGAGACCCCACGG GGCATGTGCTGAGCCGGCAGAGCATGGAGGACATCATCCGGCTGGTGGCTGAGGaacacctgctgctgctggcagatgAG GTACAGCAGGAACGAGCCTTCCTCCCTGGCTgccccttcctctccttcaaGCgggtgctgtgggagatggGTGCCCCGCTCGCCTCCACCGTCCAGCTTGTCTCATTCTACTCCCTGTCCAAGGGTTTCGGGGG GGGTGGTTTCCGAGCAGGTTTCTTCGAGCTGGTGAACATTGACCCAAGTGTCCTGAAGTGCTTCTACACATGGGGGATGTCAGTGTATCCCTCCATCCTGGGTCAGGTGATGTTGGAGATGGCCATGGAGCCCCCACTGCCCAGTGACCCCTCCTATCCAGCCTTTAATGAG cagaggcaggggcTGCGCCGGGACCTGGCCCACAACGCCCGGCGGGTGCAGGAGGTGCTGGGCCGGGCCCCCGGCATCTGCTGCCAGCCCGTGCAGGGCGGCGCCCGCGCCTTCCCCCGCATCCAGCTCCCGCCCCGCGCCCTGCAGCAGGCCCGG GTGCTGGGCCTGGAGCCCGACGTCTTCTTCTGCCAGGAGCTGCGGGAGGCGACGGGGGTGGTGCTGGCCCCAGGGAGCGAGTTTGGGCAGCCAGAGGGCACCTACCACATCGG gcTGTCGCTGCTCCTGCCGGCTGAGACGCTGGAGCGGGTGCTGCTCACCCTCACCCGCTTCCACGCCGCCTTCCTGCACAGCTTCTCCTGA
- the LOC119144732 gene encoding alanine aminotransferase 1-like isoform X1, giving the protein MAAISTPGGTDTPLSQVNPSSQRTPPPPLQPLLEQATAIEGELTQGEDKSSTEVICCHSGDAVAAGRQPLTYLQQVAAICAYPTLLDAECMPADTKQRARQILQHLQGGSPGSYNLEYITDTVAKKVARYLEQRDNGIPSDPHCIVPCSGTASAMVDVVTLVVDERAPQPTGVLVPVPGPPLHAAAAGLAGAVAVPYPLAEEQGWAVAGEALRQVLRQARVRCHPKVLCIINPGDPTGHVLSRQSMEDIIRLVAEEHLLLLADEVQQERAFLPGCPFLSFKRVLWEMGAPLASTVQLVSFYSLSKGFGGGGFRAGFFELVNIDPSVLKCFYTWGMSVYPSILGQVMLEMAMEPPLPSDPSYPAFNEQRQGLRRDLAHNARRVQEVLGRAPGICCQPVQGGARAFPRIQLPPRALQQARVLGLEPDVFFCQELREATGVVLAPGSEFGQPEGTYHIGLSLLLPAETLERVLLTLTRFHAAFLHSFS; this is encoded by the exons ATGGCAGCGATCAGCACCCCGGGGGGCACTGACACCCCCCTGTCTCAGGTGAACCCTAGCAGCCAGCGCACACCGCCACCTccactgcagcctctgcttgAGCAGGCTACTGCCATTGAAGGCGAGCTGACCCAG GGAGAGGACAAGTCCTCCACCGAGGTCATCTGCTGCCATTCAGGGGATGCAGTTGCTGCCGGCCGCCAGCCCCTCACCTACCTCCAGCAG GTGGCTGCCATCTGCGCGTATCCCACACTGCTGGACGCCGAGTGCATGCCGGCGGACACCAAGCAGCGCGCACGCCAGatcctgcagcacctgcagggtGGCAGCCCAG GGTCCTACAACCTGGAGTACATCACTGACACCGTGGCCAAAAAAGTGGCCCGTTACTTGGAGCAAAGGGACAATGGCATTCCCAGCGATCCCCACTGCATTGTCCCCTGCAGTGGCACCGCCTCAGCCATGGTG GACGTGGTGACGCTGGTGGTGGATGAGAGGGCGCCACAGCCGACGGGCGTGCTGGTGCCGGTGCCGGGCCCCCCgctgcatgcagcagcagcggggctggcgggggccgTGGCCGTGCCGTACCCGCTGGCcgaggagcagggctgggctgtggctggcGAGGCGCTGCGGCAGGTGCTGCGGCAGGCACGGGTGAGATGCCACCCCAAGGTGCTCTGCATCATCAACCCCGGAGACCCCACGG GGCATGTGCTGAGCCGGCAGAGCATGGAGGACATCATCCGGCTGGTGGCTGAGGaacacctgctgctgctggcagatgAG GTACAGCAGGAACGAGCCTTCCTCCCTGGCTgccccttcctctccttcaaGCgggtgctgtgggagatggGTGCCCCGCTCGCCTCCACCGTCCAGCTTGTCTCATTCTACTCCCTGTCCAAGGGTTTCGGGGG GGGTGGTTTCCGAGCAGGTTTCTTCGAGCTGGTGAACATTGACCCAAGTGTCCTGAAGTGCTTCTACACATGGGGGATGTCAGTGTATCCCTCCATCCTGGGTCAGGTGATGTTGGAGATGGCCATGGAGCCCCCACTGCCCAGTGACCCCTCCTATCCAGCCTTTAATGAG cagaggcaggggcTGCGCCGGGACCTGGCCCACAACGCCCGGCGGGTGCAGGAGGTGCTGGGCCGGGCCCCCGGCATCTGCTGCCAGCCCGTGCAGGGCGGCGCCCGCGCCTTCCCCCGCATCCAGCTCCCGCCCCGCGCCCTGCAGCAGGCCCGG GTGCTGGGCCTGGAGCCCGACGTCTTCTTCTGCCAGGAGCTGCGGGAGGCGACGGGGGTGGTGCTGGCCCCAGGGAGCGAGTTTGGGCAGCCAGAGGGCACCTACCACATCGG gcTGTCGCTGCTCCTGCCGGCTGAGACGCTGGAGCGGGTGCTGCTCACCCTCACCCGCTTCCACGCCGCCTTCCTGCACAGCTTCTCCTGA
- the LOC119144733 gene encoding alanine aminotransferase 1-like translates to MRALRTLRPRRLPAGRTMAAAAAAAAGSGPGGGRGPVLTPGTMNPAVRRVEYAVRGPIVTRALQLEQDLRQGVPKPFTEVIKANIGDAHAMGQKPITFLRQVTALCLCPELLAEPSIPQDAKGRARRLLAACAGQSAGAYSASPGIELVRQDVARFLQRRDGVPAKPQDIFLSTGASDAIVSILKLLVSGEGGSRTGVLIPIPQYPLYSAAIAELSAVQLNYYLDEEHCWALDVAELRRALAEGRQHCCPRVLCIINPGNPTGQVQSRQCIEDVIKFAFEEKLFLMADEVYQDNIYAEGSAFHSFKKVLFEMGPPYSEVVELASFHSVSKGFMGECGFRSGYVEVVNMDPDVQQQLAKLVSVRLCPPVPGQILLDTVVDPPQPGDPSYELFIAEKKAVLSALAHKARLTQEIFNQVPGIRCNPVQGAMYSFPRIELPPRALAAAKAQGQAPDMFFCMKLLEETGICVVPGSGFGQREGTFHFRMTILPPTEKLQVLLEKLSSFYTKFVKEYS, encoded by the exons ATGCGGGCTCTGAGGACGCTGCGGCCCCGCAGGCTCCCGGCCGGGCGGaccatggcggcggcggcggcggcagcggcgggtTCGGGccccgggggcggccgcgggccgGTGCTGACCCCCGGCACCATGAACCCGGCAGTGCGGCGGGTGGAGTACGCGGTGCGGGGGCCCATCGTCACCCGcgccctgcagctggagcaggaccTGCGGCAG ggTGTCCCCAAGCCCTTCACCGAGGTGATCAAGGCGAACATTGGTGATGCGCACGCCATGGGGCAGAAACCCATCACCTTCCTCCGCCAG GTGACCGCCCTGTGCCTGTGCCCGGAGCTGCTCGCCGAGCCCTCCATCCCCCAGGATGCCAAGGGTCGCGCCCGccggctgctggcagcctgtgccgggCAGAGCGCTG GTGCCTACAGTGCCAGCCCTGGTATCGAGCTGGTGCGGCAGGACGTGGCGCGCTTCCTCCAGCGCCGTGATGGTGTCCCCGCCAAGCCCCAGGACATCTTCCTCTCCACCGGGGCCAGCGATGCCATCGTG AGCATCCTGAAGCTGCTGGTGTCTGGCGAGGGGGGGTCCCGCACGGGGGTGCTGATCCCCATCCCGCAGTACCCCCTCTACTCGGCGGCCATCGCCGAGCTCAGCGCCGTCCAGCTCAACTACTACCTGGACGAGGAGCACTGCTGGGCGCTGGATGTGGCCGAGCTGCGGCGGGCACTGGCTGAGGGGCGTCAGCATTGCTGCCCCCGCGTCCTCTGCATCATCAACCCCGGCAACCCCACTG GACAGGTACAGAGCCGGCAGTGCATTGAGGACGTCATCAAGTTTGCCTTTGAGGAGAAGCTCTTCCTCATGGCTGATGAG GTGTACCAGGACAACATCTATGCTGAGGGCTCGGCTTTCCACTCCTTCAAGAAGGTGCTGTTTGAGATGGGGCCGCCCTACTCGGAGGTGGTGGAGCTGGCCTCCTTCCACTCTGTCTCAAAGGGCTTCATGGGCGA GTGCGGGTTCCGCAGTGGGTACGTGGAGGTGGTGAACATGGACCCTGACGTGCAGCAGCAGTTGGCCAAGCTGGTGTCAGTGCGGCTGTGCCCACCTGTGCCTGGGCAGATCCTCCTGGATACTGTCGTTGATCCACCACAGCCTGGGGATCCTTCATATGAGCTCTTTATTGCT GAGAAGAAGGCGGTGCTCAGCGCCCTGGCGCACAAGGCCCGGCTTACCCAGGAGATCTTCAACCAGGTGCCCGGCATCCGCTGCAACCCTGTGCAGGGCGCCATGTATTCCTTCCCCCGCATCGAGCTGCCGCCCCGTGCCCTGGCCGCCGCCaag GCGCAGGGTCAGGCCCCTGACATGTTCTTCTGCatgaagctgctggaggagacGGGCATCTGTGTGGTGCCGGGCAGCGGGTTCGGGCAGCGGGAAGGCACCTTCCACTTTCG GATGACCATCCTGCCACCCACTGAGAAGCTGCAGGTCCTGCTGGAGAAGCTCAGCAGCTTCTACACCAAGTTCGTCAAGGAGTACTCCTAA
- the LOC119144732 gene encoding alanine aminotransferase 1-like isoform X2, with the protein MAAISTPGGTDTPLSQVNPSSQRTPPPPLQPLLEQATAIEGELTQGEDKSSTEVICCHSGDAVAAGRQPLTYLQQVAAICAYPTLLDAECMPADTKQRARQILQHLQGGSPGSYNLEYITDTVAKKVARYLEQRDNGIPSDPHCIVPCSGTASAMVDVVTLVVDERAPQPTGVLVPVPGPPLHAAAAGLAGAVAVPYPLAEEQGWAVAGEALRQVLRQARVRCHPKVLCIINPGDPTGHVLSRQSMEDIIRLVAEEHLLLLADEVQQERAFLPGCPFLSFKRVLWEMGAPLASTVQLVSFYSLSKGFGGGGFRAGFFELVNIDPSVLKCFYTWGMSVYPSILGQVMLEMAMEPPLPSDPSYPAFNEQRQGLRRDLAHNARRVQEVLGRAPGICCQPVQGGARAFPRIQLPPRALQQARVLGLEPDVFFCQELREATGVVLAPGSEFGQPEGTYHIG; encoded by the exons ATGGCAGCGATCAGCACCCCGGGGGGCACTGACACCCCCCTGTCTCAGGTGAACCCTAGCAGCCAGCGCACACCGCCACCTccactgcagcctctgcttgAGCAGGCTACTGCCATTGAAGGCGAGCTGACCCAG GGAGAGGACAAGTCCTCCACCGAGGTCATCTGCTGCCATTCAGGGGATGCAGTTGCTGCCGGCCGCCAGCCCCTCACCTACCTCCAGCAG GTGGCTGCCATCTGCGCGTATCCCACACTGCTGGACGCCGAGTGCATGCCGGCGGACACCAAGCAGCGCGCACGCCAGatcctgcagcacctgcagggtGGCAGCCCAG GGTCCTACAACCTGGAGTACATCACTGACACCGTGGCCAAAAAAGTGGCCCGTTACTTGGAGCAAAGGGACAATGGCATTCCCAGCGATCCCCACTGCATTGTCCCCTGCAGTGGCACCGCCTCAGCCATGGTG GACGTGGTGACGCTGGTGGTGGATGAGAGGGCGCCACAGCCGACGGGCGTGCTGGTGCCGGTGCCGGGCCCCCCgctgcatgcagcagcagcggggctggcgggggccgTGGCCGTGCCGTACCCGCTGGCcgaggagcagggctgggctgtggctggcGAGGCGCTGCGGCAGGTGCTGCGGCAGGCACGGGTGAGATGCCACCCCAAGGTGCTCTGCATCATCAACCCCGGAGACCCCACGG GGCATGTGCTGAGCCGGCAGAGCATGGAGGACATCATCCGGCTGGTGGCTGAGGaacacctgctgctgctggcagatgAG GTACAGCAGGAACGAGCCTTCCTCCCTGGCTgccccttcctctccttcaaGCgggtgctgtgggagatggGTGCCCCGCTCGCCTCCACCGTCCAGCTTGTCTCATTCTACTCCCTGTCCAAGGGTTTCGGGGG GGGTGGTTTCCGAGCAGGTTTCTTCGAGCTGGTGAACATTGACCCAAGTGTCCTGAAGTGCTTCTACACATGGGGGATGTCAGTGTATCCCTCCATCCTGGGTCAGGTGATGTTGGAGATGGCCATGGAGCCCCCACTGCCCAGTGACCCCTCCTATCCAGCCTTTAATGAG cagaggcaggggcTGCGCCGGGACCTGGCCCACAACGCCCGGCGGGTGCAGGAGGTGCTGGGCCGGGCCCCCGGCATCTGCTGCCAGCCCGTGCAGGGCGGCGCCCGCGCCTTCCCCCGCATCCAGCTCCCGCCCCGCGCCCTGCAGCAGGCCCGG GTGCTGGGCCTGGAGCCCGACGTCTTCTTCTGCCAGGAGCTGCGGGAGGCGACGGGGGTGGTGCTGGCCCCAGGGAGCGAGTTTGGGCAGCCAGAGGGCACCTACCACATCGGGTAA
- the LOC119144110 gene encoding forkhead box protein H1-like codes for MPAGPGSRGSRGRQRYRRHPKPPYSYLALIALVIRAAPGRRLKLAQIIQEIGSLFPFFGGGYQGWKDSIRHNLSSNPCFAKVLKDPAKPKAKGNYWTVDVSRIPPDALKLQNTAVARGGAAAFARDLAPFVLRGCPYPPEPPSTG; via the exons ATGCCAGCGGGGCCGGGGTCCCGGGGGTCCCGGGGCCGGCAGCGGTACCGGCGGCACCCCAAGCCCCCCTACTCCTACCTGGCGCTCATCGCCCTCGTCATccgcgccgcccccggccgccgcctcaAGCTCGCCCAG ATCATCCAGGAGATCGGCagcctcttccccttcttcGGGGGGGGCTACCAGGGCTGGAAGGACTCCATCCGCCACAACCTCTCCTCCAACCCCTGCTTCGCCAAG GTGCTGAAGGACCCGGCCAAGCCCAAGGCCAAGGGCAACTACTGGACGGTGGACGTGAGCCGCATCCCCCCCGACGCCCTCAAGCTGCAGAACACGGCGGtggcgcgggggggggcggccgctTTCGCGCGGGACCTGGCCCCCTTCGTCCTACGGGGCTGCCCCTacccccccgagcccccctcca CTGGGTGA
- the LOC119144732 gene encoding alanine aminotransferase 1-like isoform X3, whose amino-acid sequence MAAISTPGGTDTPLSQVNPSSQRTPPPPLQPLLEQATAIEGELTQVAAICAYPTLLDAECMPADTKQRARQILQHLQGGSPGSYNLEYITDTVAKKVARYLEQRDNGIPSDPHCIVPCSGTASAMVDVVTLVVDERAPQPTGVLVPVPGPPLHAAAAGLAGAVAVPYPLAEEQGWAVAGEALRQVLRQARVRCHPKVLCIINPGDPTGHVLSRQSMEDIIRLVAEEHLLLLADEVQQERAFLPGCPFLSFKRVLWEMGAPLASTVQLVSFYSLSKGFGGGGFRAGFFELVNIDPSVLKCFYTWGMSVYPSILGQVMLEMAMEPPLPSDPSYPAFNEQRQGLRRDLAHNARRVQEVLGRAPGICCQPVQGGARAFPRIQLPPRALQQARVLGLEPDVFFCQELREATGVVLAPGSEFGQPEGTYHIGLSLLLPAETLERVLLTLTRFHAAFLHSFS is encoded by the exons ATGGCAGCGATCAGCACCCCGGGGGGCACTGACACCCCCCTGTCTCAGGTGAACCCTAGCAGCCAGCGCACACCGCCACCTccactgcagcctctgcttgAGCAGGCTACTGCCATTGAAGGCGAGCTGACCCAG GTGGCTGCCATCTGCGCGTATCCCACACTGCTGGACGCCGAGTGCATGCCGGCGGACACCAAGCAGCGCGCACGCCAGatcctgcagcacctgcagggtGGCAGCCCAG GGTCCTACAACCTGGAGTACATCACTGACACCGTGGCCAAAAAAGTGGCCCGTTACTTGGAGCAAAGGGACAATGGCATTCCCAGCGATCCCCACTGCATTGTCCCCTGCAGTGGCACCGCCTCAGCCATGGTG GACGTGGTGACGCTGGTGGTGGATGAGAGGGCGCCACAGCCGACGGGCGTGCTGGTGCCGGTGCCGGGCCCCCCgctgcatgcagcagcagcggggctggcgggggccgTGGCCGTGCCGTACCCGCTGGCcgaggagcagggctgggctgtggctggcGAGGCGCTGCGGCAGGTGCTGCGGCAGGCACGGGTGAGATGCCACCCCAAGGTGCTCTGCATCATCAACCCCGGAGACCCCACGG GGCATGTGCTGAGCCGGCAGAGCATGGAGGACATCATCCGGCTGGTGGCTGAGGaacacctgctgctgctggcagatgAG GTACAGCAGGAACGAGCCTTCCTCCCTGGCTgccccttcctctccttcaaGCgggtgctgtgggagatggGTGCCCCGCTCGCCTCCACCGTCCAGCTTGTCTCATTCTACTCCCTGTCCAAGGGTTTCGGGGG GGGTGGTTTCCGAGCAGGTTTCTTCGAGCTGGTGAACATTGACCCAAGTGTCCTGAAGTGCTTCTACACATGGGGGATGTCAGTGTATCCCTCCATCCTGGGTCAGGTGATGTTGGAGATGGCCATGGAGCCCCCACTGCCCAGTGACCCCTCCTATCCAGCCTTTAATGAG cagaggcaggggcTGCGCCGGGACCTGGCCCACAACGCCCGGCGGGTGCAGGAGGTGCTGGGCCGGGCCCCCGGCATCTGCTGCCAGCCCGTGCAGGGCGGCGCCCGCGCCTTCCCCCGCATCCAGCTCCCGCCCCGCGCCCTGCAGCAGGCCCGG GTGCTGGGCCTGGAGCCCGACGTCTTCTTCTGCCAGGAGCTGCGGGAGGCGACGGGGGTGGTGCTGGCCCCAGGGAGCGAGTTTGGGCAGCCAGAGGGCACCTACCACATCGG gcTGTCGCTGCTCCTGCCGGCTGAGACGCTGGAGCGGGTGCTGCTCACCCTCACCCGCTTCCACGCCGCCTTCCTGCACAGCTTCTCCTGA
- the PPP1R16A gene encoding LOW QUALITY PROTEIN: protein phosphatase 1 regulatory subunit 16A (The sequence of the model RefSeq protein was modified relative to this genomic sequence to represent the inferred CDS: inserted 2 bases in 1 codon): MAEHLELLAEMPAVARLSTPERLKHAQKRRAQQLKKWAQTEKEIQGMKVAAERKRRRRKSNSQGKRVTFPASVQLLEAAARHDAEEVRQFLQNGISPDLCNEDGLTALHQCCIDDYGDVVTVLLEAGADVNARDSELWTPLHAAATCGHLRLVQLLIQRGADLLAVNSDGNMPYDLCEDEVTLDCIETAMAEQGITQEKIEEARAATEHSMVQEIRQLVQAGADLDAPRGHGGATLLHIAVANGYMEAAELLLEHRAGTSARDEDGWEPLHAAACWGQVQLVELLVAHGADLNGKSVLDETPLDVCGDEEVRAKLLELKHKHDAVMKSHEKHKSLLQRRTSSAGSRGKVVRRVSVSERTNLYRKEHEREAIVWQRTEHRDSEDEDRQTDAELRCHLADPTGSVPAEPPEPPPQRNGTALYSKKSERGSGGTAVDTGVDVAREKAHHTLADLKRHRAASKLQRPRPEXSTRLGGAPGPPPAPGSADPPLLKLTAPAEEAPAEKQRCCKVM; the protein is encoded by the exons ATGGCCGAGCACTTGGAGCTGCTGGCGGAGATGCCAGCGGTGGCACGGCTGAGCACGCCGGAGCGGCTGAAACACGCTCAGAAACGCCGGgcccagcagctgaaaaaatggGCGCAGACAGAGAAGGAGATACAGGGGATGAAGGTGGCAgctgagaggaagaggaggaggaggaagagcaacAGCCAAGGGAAGAGGGTGACATTCCCCGCCAGTGTCCAGCTGTTGGAGGCGGCGGCCCGGCATGATGCTGAGGAAG TCCGGCAGTTCCTGCAGAATGGCATCAGCCCCGACCTCTGCAACGAGGACGGTCTCACCGCGCTGCACCAG TGCTGCATCGATGACTACGGTGATGTGGTGACAGTGCTGCTGGAAGCGGGGGCCGATGTCAACGCCCGTGACAGCGAGCTCTGGACGCCGCTCCATGCTGCCGCCACCTGTGGCCACCTCCGCCTGGTTCAGCTCCTCATCCAACG TGGTGCTGACCTCCTTGCCGTCAACTCGGACGGGAACATGCCCTACGACCTGTGTGAGGATGAAGTGACCCTTGACTGCATTGAGACAGCCATGGCAGAGCAGG gTATCACCCAGGAGAAGATTGAGGAGGCTCGTGCTGCCACCGAGCACAGCATGGTGCAGGAGATCCGGCAGCTGGTACAGGCAGGGGCTGACCTGGACGCGCCACGGGGACACGGCGGCGCCACGTTG CTGCACATCGCGGTGGCCAACGGTTACATGGAGGcggctgagctgctgctggagcaccgGGCTGGCACCAGCGCCAGGGACGAGGATGGCTGGGAGCCCCTCCATGCCGCTGCTTGCTGGGGGCAG GtgcagctggtggagctgctggtggctcACGGTGCCGACCTCAACGGGAAGTCGGTGCTGGATGAGACCCCCCTAG ATGTTTGTGGGGATGAGGAGGTCCGGGCCAAGCTCCTAGAGCTGAAGCACAAACACGATGCCGTCATGAAATCCCATGAGAAACACAAATCCTTGCTCCAGCGCCGCACCTCCAGTGCCGGCAGCCGTGG GAAGGTGGTGCGGCGGGTGAGCGTCTCGGAGCGTACCAACCTGTACCGTAAGGAGCATGAGCGGGAGGCCATTGTCTGGCAGCGCACCGAGCACCGCGACAGCGAGGATGAGGACCGGCAGACGGACGCCGAGCTCCGCTGCCACTTGGCC GATCCCACGGGATCGGTGCCAGCAGAGCCCCCCGAGCCGCCACCACAGCGCAACGGCACAGCCCTCTATTCCAAAAAGTCAGAGCGTGGCAGCGGCGGCACTGCGGTGGACACGGGGGTGGATGTGGCACGGGAGAAAGCCCACCACACCCTGGCAGACCTCAAGCGGCACCGGGCGGCCTCCAAGCTCCAGCGCCCGCGCCCCGA GAGCACCCGGCTGGGGGGGGCGCCCggcccacccccagcccccggctCCGCAGACCCCCCGCTCCTCAAGCTGACGGCGCCGGCTGAGGAGGCGCCGGCCGAGAAGCAGCGCTGCTGTAAGGTGATGTGA
- the LOC119144735 gene encoding alanine aminotransferase 1-like has translation MAMAQGTLGTSEPAVLVPGVPVDCSGDDAHAVGRGPLAVLRQVAATCAYPDLLGSPAVPESAQRRARRILQEMDAGNIGGYNHEHRALGVPTRVARFLERRDGGVPCHPRNIILCNGTASILPFVLSLVVDERVVQPTGVLVPVPGPPLHAAAAGLAGAVAVPYPLAEEQGWAVAGEALRQVLRQARVRCHPKVLCIVNPGDPTGHVLSRQSMEDIIRLVAEEHLLLLADEVQQERAFLPGCPFLSFKRVLWEMGAPLASTVQLVSFYSLSKSVAGESGFRVGFLELVNIEEGITLPFQLAQSIPRPCVLGRILLDLLMDPPDEGDPIQKALEEQRQGLRRDLAHNARRVQEVLGRAPGICCQPVQGGARAFPRIQLPPRALQQARVLGLEPDVFFCQELREATGVVLAPGSEFGQPEGTYHIGLSLLPPAETLEPVLLALTRFHTAFLRHFS, from the exons ATGGCCATGGCACAGGGGACATTGGGGACATCGGAGCCAGCGGTACTGGTGCCTGGTGTCCCTGTGGATTGCAGTGGTGACGACGCTCATGCAGTGGGACGGGGCCCACTGGCTGTTTTGCGCCAG GTCGCGGCCACCTGTGCCTACCCGGATCTGCTGGGCAGCCCCGCTGTGCCCGAGAGTGCCCAGCGCCGGGCACGGCGCATCCTGCAGGAGATGGATGCCGGCAACATTG GAGGCTACAACCACGAGCACCGGGCGCTGGGGGTCCCTACCAGGGTTGCCCGTTTCCTTGAGCGCCGCGACGGCGGTGTCCCTTGCCACCCTCGCAACATCATCCTCTGCAATGGCACTGCTAGCATCCTCCCG tTTGTTTTGTCACTGGTAGTGGATGAGAGGGTGGTGCAGCCGACGGGCGTGCTGGTGCCGGTGCCGGGCCCCCCGCTGCATGCAGCggcagcggggctggcgggggccgTGGCCGTGCCGTACCCGCTGGCcgaggagcagggctgggctgtggctggcGAGGCGCTGCGGCAGGTGCTGCGGCAGGCACGGGTGAGATGCCACCCCAAGGTGCTCTGCATCGTCAACCCCGGAGACCCCACGG GGCATGTGCTGAGCCGGCAGAGCATGGAGGACATCATCCGGCTGGTGGCTGAGGaacacctgctgctgctggcagatgAG GTACAGCAGGAACGAGCCTTCCTCCCTGGCTgccccttcctctccttcaaGCgggtgctgtgggagatggGTGCCCCGCTCGCCTCCACCGTCCAGCTTGTCTCATTCTACTCCCTCTCCAAAAGCGTGGCAGGCGA GAGTGGTTTCCGTGTGGGGTTCCTGGAGCTGGTCAACATTGAGGAGGGAATCACACTGCCCTTCCAGCTGGCACAGTCCATCCCCCGGCCCTGTGTCCTGGGGCGGATCCTGCTTGACCTCCTCATGGACCCGCCAGATGAGGGGGATCCCATACAGAAGGCCCTGGAGGAG cagaggcaggggcTGCGCCGGGACCTGGCCCACAACGCCCGGCGGGTGCAGGAGGTGCTGGGCCGGGCCCCCGGCATCTGCTGCCAGCCCGTGCAGGGCGGCGCCCGCGCCTTCCCCCGCATCCAGCTCCCGCCCCGCGCCCTGCAGCAGGCCCGG GTGCTGGGCCTGGAGCCCGACGTCTTCTTCTGCCAGGAGCTGCGGGAGGCAACGGGGGTGGTGCTGGCCCCAGGGAGCGAGTTTGGGCAGCCAGAGGGCACCTACCACATCGG gctgtcactgctgccaccagctgaGACACTGGAGCCAGTGTTGCTCGCCCTCACCCGCTTCCACACCGCCTTCCTGCGCCACTTCTCCTGA